The nucleotide window TTCTAAACGAAAAGAATGGGAATGACAGTAACAAACAAGGTTTCACCACTGAGTATTGTGATGCGACTGTAGCAGTCTTATCTTTGAAATTCAGGAAGGAAACAACTCTGTTCCAAACAGCTAAATATGCAAGtccaaaaaaaatgaaagtatgtTTTAACTGCCACATTCACTCCGAAGCCCATTCATCTCCTTCAGCATCCCAATGAAGTACACGATCTGTTAGCTAAATAAGGTGGCACACACGCTGCACCGCTGACATCACAGGACAGTTGCCTATAAAACTAGACTTCTGACGCAGGGCTCCAGCTTCACTTTCTCACAGGTCATCATCCTCATCCGGGAGGGCAGTCGTCTGAGCAACCTGGAGCATGAAACAAGGAAACAGTCCAGATCAGAACCACCATGACCTGTCAGGCACAAGCACTAACTGTTAGGACAaatgaagatggctcagcagttaagaacactgccaGCTTCTGAAGACACTAGGCaaagtgcacatacacacacacacaagaaaaatcattttaaagaacaATACCTCTAAATCATGTTCATACTGTGCTGCCAAAGCTGGGTCCATGACCACCTCAGGTGGGGCAAGAGCGGGCATGGCAACAAACTCCAAGTTAGGATCTCCAATGAGCTTTCTGGCAAGCCAGAGGAAAGGCTTTTCAAAGTTGTAGTTACTTTTGGCAGAAATGTCATAGTACTGTTTAAAACAAAGGAAATGTACATTTGAAAATGCTATTAATAATCTCCATTCCAAGACACTTTAAACTCAAGACATTTTGATTGAGTTTGACATTTGCTGGTCAATTTTTAATGTAGAACATATTTGTGCACCTTACATACAACCTTCTATACAAATTAGTCAATTATGAACATACCTGGAGATTCTTCTTTCGGTGGAAAACAATAGATTTTGCTTTCACTTTCCTGTCCTTAATATCCACCTTGTTGCCACACAATACAATGGGGATGTTTTCACACACTCGTACCAGATCTCTATGCCAGTTGGGTACGTTCTTGTAAGTAACTCTTGATGTTACATCAAACA belongs to Meriones unguiculatus strain TT.TT164.6M chromosome 4, Bangor_MerUng_6.1, whole genome shotgun sequence and includes:
- the Ran gene encoding GTP-binding nuclear protein Ran isoform X2; translated protein: MAAQGEPQVQFKLVLVGDGGTGKTTFVKRHLTGEFEKKYVATLGVEVHPLVFHTNRGPIKFNVWDTAGQEKFGGLRDGYYIQAQCAIIMFDVTSRVTYKNVPNWHRDLVRVCENIPIVLCGNKVDIKDRKVKAKSIVFHRKKNLQYYDISAKSNYNFEKPFLWLARKLIGDPNLEFVAMPALAPPEVVMDPALAAQYEHDLEVAQTTALPDEDDDL
- the Ran gene encoding GTP-binding nuclear protein Ran isoform X1, with translation MAAQGEPQVQFKLVLVGDGGTGKTTFVKRHLTGEFEKKYVATLGVEVHPLVFHTNRGPIKFNVWDTAGQEKFGGLRDGYYIQAQCAIIMFDVTSRVTYKNVPNWHRDLVRVCENIPIVLCGNKVDIKDRKVKAKSIVFHRKKNLQYYDISAKSNYNFEKPFLWLARKLIGDPNLEFVAMPALAPPEVVMDPALAAQYEHDLEVLFFKMIFLVCVCMCTLPSVFRSWQCS